The Montipora capricornis isolate CH-2021 chromosome 3, ASM3666992v2, whole genome shotgun sequence genome window below encodes:
- the LOC138040330 gene encoding uncharacterized protein produces the protein MTEEDALPHIFRGGHCMEQFLQWLEQLTEQDTRYVTALTHNFKGYDSYFVVKRLIERKQNFKPTRTGGKLLELTYRGGYRIPGRRWRVDGFDPVTNTVFEFLGFWHGCLSCFPNRHEPYCRHDDRCMDDVRRITMERLQSLRDLGYHVVTLWECEWEQQKKADPRVAEFVKTLPIIKPMNPRDAFFGGRTNASYLYYKVRVGEEIRYVDYTSLYPWVNKNGMYPIGHPEFIYEPGTTDLSEYFGLALCTIIPPKHLFHPVLPYRCGGKLTFPLCRTCVEQDIAKPLHEKSLSCDHTDDERVPRRGLFAEYVNTWLKIKVEASGWPSGCDTEEQRQAYVENFERHEGIQLDPTKIAYNPGRRSLAKLMLNSLWGKFGQRDNLMQVKPFFDPLPFQLFMDSDQHDIRYVSCLDENWVEVHYRAKDECEELNVNTNVFIAAFTTCWARLRLYEALELLEKQVLYYDTDSVLYVHRPDQPDVTLGTHLGELTNELKRRILFGRA, from the exons ATGACGGAGGAGGATGCCTTGCCTCACATCTTTCGTGGCGGGCATTGCATGGAACAATTTCTGCAATGGTTGGAACAATTGACGGAGCAGGACACACGCTACGTCACCGCTCTTACTCACAATTTCAAGGGTTACGACTCTTACTTTGTGGTGAAGCGTTTGATCGAGCGCAAACAAAACTTTAAGCCAACACGTACGGGTGGCAAACTGCTGGAGCTCACTTACAGGGGTGGGTACCGGATCCCTGGTCGACGTTGGAGGGTGGACGGCTTCGATCCAGTCACCAACACGGTCTTCGAATTCTTGGGTTTTTGGCACGGGTGTCTTTCTTGTTTTCCCAATCGTCACGAACCGTACTGCCGTCACGACGATCGTTGTATGGATGATGTCCGACGTATCACCATGGAACGCCTTCAGAGTCTTCGAGACCTGGGATACCATGTCGTGACCCTCTGGGAATGTGAATGGGAGCAGCAAAAGAAAGCAGATCCTCGCGTGGCTGAGTTCGTCAAAACCCTTCCTATCATCAAACCCATGAATCCTCGCGACGCCTTCTTTGGAGGACGCACCAATGCCTCCTACCTTTATTACAAGGTTCGAGTCGGTGAGGAAATCCGGTATGTGGACTACACTTCCCTCTACCCGTGGGTCAATAAGAATGGAATGTATCCCATCGGCCATCCTGAGTTCATCTATGAACCCGGCACCACCGACCTCTCGGAGTACTTTGGTCTGGCTTTGTGCACCATCATCCCACCCAAGCATTTGTTTCACCCCGTCTTGCCTTACCGGTGTGGAGGAAAGCTCACCTTCCCTCTTTGCCGTACGTGTGTGGAGCAAGACATTGCCAAACCTCTGCACGAAAAATCCCTTTCGTGCGATCACACTGACGATGAACG TGTGCCACGCCGCGGATTGTTTGCCGAGTATGTCAACACTTGGCTTAAGATCAAAGTGGAAGCGTCCGGATGGCCTAGTGGGTGCGACACGGAAGAGCAACGACAGGCCTATGTGGAGAACTTTGAGCGTCATGAAGGAATCCAACTCGACCCAACTAAGATCGCTTACAATCCGGGTCGACGGTCTTTAGCGAAACTAATGCTCAATTCCTTGTGGGGGAAGTTTGGACAGAGGGATAACCTGATGCAGGTAAAACCCTTCTTTGACCCTCTACCTTTCCAGCTCTTCATGGACTCTGACCAACATGACATTCGGTACGTCAGTTGCCTCGATGAGAACTGGGTGGAAGTGCACTACCGTGCCAAGGACGAGTGCGAGGAACTCAATGTCAACACCAATGTGTTCATTGCGGCCTTTACCACCTGCTGGGCACGTTTACGGTTGTACGAAGCCTTGGAACTCCTCGAGAAACAGGTCCTCTATTACGACACGGATTCCGTCCTCTATGTACATCGTCCTGATCAACCTGACGTCACCCTCGGCACCCATCTCGGTGAGTTAACCAACGAACTTAAACGCAGAATTTTGTTCGGGCGGGCCTAA
- the LOC138040331 gene encoding uncharacterized protein encodes MPSSTMIVGPSGSGKTQLTEVLLTEGTVFEGRKTRPCHYCYAVWQPRFDGMKRQGIQFHEGIPEVADLQTWFPQGGVLVLDDLMDEGGNDKRVLDLFTRESHHRHITVLYLCQDLFPPGKFAKTISRNAHYVIVFKNPRDQTGCRAFVLQAFPDRWRDVLKLFVACTQRPDGYLMIDLHPASDDRFRLFSHVTQQDGPTVVYERQ; translated from the coding sequence ATGCCCAGTAGTACAATGATTGTCGGTCCGTCAGGAAGTGGCAAGACGCAATTGACCGAAGTGCTCTTGACGGAAGGCACCGTGTTTGAGGGCAGAAAGACACGACCGTGTCATTACTGTTACGCCGTATGGCAACCCCGGTTCGATGGTATGAAACGTCAAGGCATCCAGTTTCACGAAGGAATCCCTGAAGTCGCCGATCTTCAAACATGGTTTCCTCAAGGTGGGGTGTTGGTCTTGGACGATCTCATGGATGAAGGAGGAAACGATAAACGCGTGTTGGATCTCTTTACGCGAGAATCCCATCATCGACACATTACGGTCTTGTACTTGTGTCAAGATCTGTTTCCACCTGGGAAATTTGCCAAGACCATTTCGCGCAATGCGCATTACGTGATTGTCTTCAAGAATCCCAGGGATCAGACGGGATGTCGCGCGTTTGTCCTCCAAGCTTTTCCAGATCGATGGCGAGACGTCCTCAAACTCTTTGTCGCGTGCACGCAACGTCCTGACGGGTATCTCATGATCGACCTTCATCCTGCCTCAGACGACCGATTCCGGTTGTTCAGTCATGTGACACAGCAAGACGGTCCCACCGTGGTGTACGAGCGCCAATGA